A region from the Oncorhynchus tshawytscha isolate Ot180627B linkage group LG26, Otsh_v2.0, whole genome shotgun sequence genome encodes:
- the LOC112225484 gene encoding potassium/sodium hyperpolarization-activated cyclic nucleotide-gated channel 1, protein MENSQAPVGRRTASTCGWRGVFLPQLNRQSLSVYGSEIAVEKECIRQLQSGVWVIHPFSPIRSYYIMCMVAITFLNLIGIPMEIAFLDGYSGVGWEGFNVFSDTLFLMDVALNFRMGIISEDSEVAILDIKKISVIYLKSWFIPDVIAAFPIGYILLIAELQSHSDTSTSGSKASRMVRILMFVRIISLVRLLRVSRLVRFFNEVEKVSNANLEYVQLFFRILSLFMMMFLLCHWNGCIQYFVPMLEEFPSDCWVRREKLMNATVGEKYSFGVFRALSHMIQISYGSTESPTNEVELWVVMTSMLSGALMYTVLVANAAAIITNVDQAAKAYKNKMNHLDDYMTFLKLPNDLRLRINKYYGARYGGRWFDEKNFLISVSSALREEILTVMCSSLLNNVPMFQNRDVNFLNTVLLQFQHEVFQEDDVIFHQNAPGDRMFFIEHGQVLVETDSFPQELADGDYFGETCLMTKGKRLATVRALTTCQLFSLSSDRFQRVLQSFPDIRRDMEKYAQQDKEDVIHL, encoded by the exons ATGGAGAACTCCCAAGCCCCTGTCGGCAGACGCACAGCCAGCACCTGTGGTTGGAGAGGTGTCTTTCTGCCTCAGCTGAACAGGCAATCTCTATCTGTGTACGGTAGCGAGATAGCTGTGGAGAAGGAATGTATACGCCAGCTGCAGAGTGGAGTCTGGGTCATCCACCCATTCAGCCCCATAAG GAGTTACTACATCATGTGTATGGTTGCCATCACATTCCTGAATTTGATTGGGATCCCCATGGAGATAGCTTTCTTAGACGGGTACAGTGGAGTGGGCTGGGAAGGTTTCAATGTCTTCTCGGACACTTTGTTTCTGATGGATGTGGCTCTGAATTTTCGAATGGGTATCATCTCTGAGGACAGTGAG GTGGCTATCCTGGATATCAAAAAGATCAGTGTGATTTACCTAAAGAGTTGGTTCATACCAGATGTGATTGCAGCATTCCCAATTGGCTACATATTATTAATTGCG GAGTTACAATCCCACAGTGACACCTCCACCTCAGGTTCCAAAGCCAGTAGAATGGTCCGGATTCTCATGTTTGTCCGAATCATCAGCCTCGTCAGGCTCCTCAGAGTCTCCAGGCTTGTCCGCTTCTTCAACGAAGTTGAGAAG GTTTCAAATGCCAACTTGGAGTATGTTCAACTGTTCTTCCGCATACTGTCTTTGTTTATGATGATGTTCCTGCTGTGCCACTGGAACGGCTGTATCCAGTACTTTGTCCCGATGCTGGAGGAGTTCCCATCAGACTGCTGGGTCAGACGAGAGAAACTGATG AATGCCACGGTTGGTGAGAAGTATTCCTTTGGAGTGTTTCGGGCTCTCTCTCATATGATCCAAATCTCCTATGGCTCTACGGAGTCACCAACAA ATGAGGTGGAGCTGTGGGTGGTCATGACCAGTATGCTGTCTGGGGCTCTAATGTACACTGTACTGGTGGCCAACGCTGCTGCCATAATAACCAACGTAGACCAAGCAGCAAAGGCCTACAAGAACAAG ATGAATCATCTAGATGACTACATGACTTTCTTGAAGCTTCCGAATGACCTTCGGCTTCGCATCAACAAGTACTACGGGGCCCGCTATGGGGGGAGATGGTTTGACGAGAAGAATTTTCTAATTTCAGTCTCCTCAGCTTTGAGAGAG GAGATTCTGACGGTGATGTGTTCGAGCCTGCTGAACAACGTACCCATGTTCCAGAACCGAGATGTCAACTTCCTGAACACCGTCCTCCTCCAGTTTCAGCACGAGGTCTTCCAGGAGGATGATGTCATCTTCCACCAGAACGCGCCCGGCGACCGCATGTTCTTCATCGAGCACGGCCAGGTCCTGGTGGAAACAGACTCCTTCCCGCAGGAGCTGGCTGACGGCGACTACTTTGGAG AGACCTGCCTCATGACCAAAGGAAAGCGCTTGGCCACGGTGCGAGCTCTGACCACGTGCCAGCTCTTCTCCCTATCCTCAGATCGCTTCCAGAGGGTTCTACAGAGCTTCCCTGACATAAGGAGGGACATGGAAAAGTATGCACAACAGGACAAGGAAGATGTGATACATCTCTAG
- the LOC112225485 gene encoding uncharacterized protein LOC112225485 yields the protein MAMFGKVLEPVGYMQTMRTLVEGICTYLGGSASAEETDLARKNLDYIDQELAAAGPGLLTDQEVHRLEDDLAVVYYQLGAVVRAQSEFTKRETEVFLQYVQEHRLERQLTALHSRLMGVSVLTDQPTLLEELVQSRKPKRWEMREFCVKVNFVLGTGLLCLFTQAFLTGRDQALLMKTWSERMGALYRKMKTTGGRCSGYFLQQAEEDVRQQLQEAMQSRSAPEEAAAGILKTLEKNYDWLRWAVMVHPAMGPLEEDGGEGRGNTLQPNHFLSVSSEAPCPHVVACYRDTPTSLDKNHIHQLIVDLEWKIPNPPPEVYAAIEEDPGKARRYLASRMLKKLQEGLGSAVAVHVVPGKMEMKCNFPQASYYLYEYKHRLASGTLCVFG from the exons ATGGCAATGTTCGGCAAGGTGCTGGAGCCGGTGGGCTACATGCAGACCATGAGGACTCTGGTGGAGGGCATCTGTACCTACCTGGGTGGCAGTGCCTCAGCTGAAGAGACAGACCTGGCCAGGAAGAACCTGGACTACATAGACCAGGAGCTGGCTGCTGCAGGGCCGGGCCTGCTGACCGACCAGGAGGTCCATCGGCTGGAGGATGACCTGGCCGTGGTCTATTACCAGCTGGGCGCGGTCGTCAGGGCCCAGTCTGAGTTCACGAAACGGGAGACAGAGGTGTTTCTCCAGTATGTTCAGGAGCACCGGCTGGAGAGGCAGCTGACGGCACTCCACAGCCGGCTGATGGGGGTGTCGGTCCTGACAGACCAGCCGACCCTGCTGGAAGAGCTGGTCCAGAGCCGCAAGCCCAAACGCTGGGAGATGAGGGAGTTCTGTGTCAAG GTGAATTTTGTCCTAGGCACGGGTCTGCTGTGCCTCTTCACCCAGGCCTTCCTTACGGGCCGAGATCAGGCCCTGCTGATGAAGACCTGGTCTGAGCGTATGGGTGCCCTCTACAGGAAGATGAAGACCACTGGGGGTCGCTGTTCGGGCTACTTCCTACAGCAGGCGGAGGAAGACGTGCGTCAGCAGCTGCAGGAGGCCATGCAAAGCCGTTCAGCTCCCGAGGAGGCGGCAGCCGGCATTCTAAAGACCCTGGAGAAGAACTACGACTGGCTGCGCTGGGCCGTCATGGTGCACCCTGCCATGGGGCCCTtggaggaggatgggggggagGGCCGGGGGAACACACTACAGCCCAACCACTTCCTGTCCGTGTCATCTGAGGCACCATGCCCTCATGTGGTGGCCTGCTACCGTGACACGCCCACCTCGCTGGACAAGAACCACATCCACCAGCTGATCGTGGACCTGGAGTGGAAGATCCCCAACCCACCTCCAGAGGTGTATGCTGCCATCGAGGAGGACCCAGGGAAGGCCCGACGCTACCTGGCCTCTCGCATGCTGAAGaagctgcaggaggggctgggcTCAGCGGTGGCTGTCCACGTGGTGCCGGGGAAGATGGAGATGAAGTGTAACTTCCCCCAAGCCTCCTACTACCTGTACGAGTACAAACATAGGCTGGCCTCGGGCACCTTGTGTGTGTTTGGataa
- the LOC112225486 gene encoding uncharacterized protein LOC112225486 isoform X2, with the protein MTLEKLYKTESPRRITPLENYNEATKSPFTNLPTATILGVRIVLENHHPLGLIMVHTCVVAGCRNRRIPGTSLSFYRFPRDPDRKQRWIAAVNREGWLPNDGSRLCSTHFISGKQVKNPRSPDYVPSVFTSAPLSPESEIKEETAAFEISDKQEAQVEAANALLFLQGQGRSVVYQRPSQVDHDVAQSASSSSTSDNGDESEPVSSDSKDRGGKPGKRSAAEPDNYEDVLKILKKENRALRESVDKMSLSETSFRNDPEKVRFYTGLPNYFVFETVMWLLAPHMNGTKNMVKLSMFQQLLLTLMRLRLDLKNQDLAYRFGVKVGTVTRTVLRMVNVMSTTLVPTAVFWPSRAELRKNLPAALHSTYPDCAVIIDCFRVTLEKPGSEVNLLCGASAGSNTLKYMIGMAPQGVVTFVSRGSPGSVSDKSLAEGCGFLDKLLPGDVVLADKDLDIGESVAAHGALLKITGCDGGEGSEGSEDVSLTDISPERLSVRRHVERVVSMVKLRYSMLTGPVEVPFTAAERSSNIFTFDKIVQVACALNNLCISAAPLE; encoded by the exons ATGACGTTGGAGAAACTGTATAAAACAGAGTCTCCTCGACGAATCACGCCACTGGAAAATTACAACGAGGCCACAAAAAGCCCCTTTACTAATTTGCCAACAGCCACCATTTTGGGAGTCAGAATTGTATTGGAAAACCACCACCCTTTGGGCCTTATTATGGTACACACGTGCGTGGTGGCTGGCTGTCGGAATAGGAGAATACCAGGCACATCATTGTCTTTTTACCGTTTCCCACGCGATCCCGACAGAAAGCAGCGTTGGATAGCTGCTGTGAACCGAGAAGGCTGGCTGCCAAACGACGGGAGCAGGTTGTGTAGTACTCATTTCATCTCAG GTAAACAGGTGAAGAATCCACGCTCGCCGGACTATGTTCCCTCTGTATTTACATCAGCTCCCCTATCCCCGGAGTCAGAAATTAAGGAAGAGACTGCTGCCTTTGAAATCTCAGACAAGCAGGAAGCCCAAGTGGAGGCTGCCAACGCCTTGCTCTTCCTGCAGGGCCAGGGCAGGTCTGTGGTCTACCAGAGGCCGAGCCAGGTGGACCATGACGTGGCCCAGAGTGCATCCTCATCCTCTACCAGTGACAATGGTGATGAATCTGAACCGGTGTCAAGCGACAGCAAAGACAGGGGAGGGAAGCCCGGCAAAAGGTCAGCCGCAGAGCCCGACAACTATGAGGATGTGCTGAAGATCTTGAAGAAGGAGAACCGGGCTCTCCGGGAGTCTGTGGATAAAATGTCACTCTCAGAGACCTCATTCCGGAATGACCCAGAGAAGGTCAGGTTTTACACTGGCTTGCCCAACTACTTTGTATTTGAGACAGTCATGTGGCTCCTCGCACCACACATGAACGGGACCAAGAACATGGTCAAGCTCTCCATGTTTCAGCAGCTGCTGCTGACACTAATGCGTCTCCGGCTTGACCTCAAGAACCAGGACTTGGCCTACCGCTTCGGCGTGAAGGTTGGCACAGTGACCAGGACAGTGCTCAGAATGGTTAACGTCATGTCCACCACGCTGGTACCCACGGCTGTCTTCTGGCCCTCCAGGGCTGAGCTCCGCAAGAACCTCCCGGCAGCTCTCCACTCGACGTACCCTGACTGTGCCGTGATCATAGACTGCTTCAGGGTGACCCTGGAGAAACCCGGGTCAGAAGTAAACTTGTTGTGT GGGGCGTCAGCAGGGAGCAACACTCTGAAATACATGATAGGCATGGCCCCGCAGGGCGTGGTCACTTTCGTCTCCAGGGGGTCGCCGGGGAGTGTCAGCGACAAGAGCCTGGCAGAGGGGTGTGGCTTCCTGGACAAGCTCCTTCCAGGAGACGTGGTCCTGGCCGATAAGGATTTGGACATTGGTGAGTCGGTGGCGGCACATGGTGCCCTGCTGAAAATCACTGGCTGCGATGGCGGAGAGGGTTCTGAAGGGAGCGAAGATGTCTCGCTGACAGACATTTCCCCAGAGAGGCTGAGTGTGCGGAGGCATGTGGAGAGGGTTGTGTCCATGGTGAAACTAAGGTACTCCATGCTGACTGGTCCAGTGGAGGTCCCCTTCACGGCCGCTGAGCGGTCATCCAACATTTTCACTTTTGATAAGATTGTGCAGGTTGCCTGTGCCTTAAACAACCTGTGTATATCTGCTGCACCCCTAGAGTGA
- the LOC112225486 gene encoding uncharacterized protein LOC112225486 isoform X1 has translation MTLEKLYKTESPRRITPLENYNEATKSPFTNLPTATILGVRIVLENHHPLGLIMVHTCVVAGCRNRRIPGTSLSFYRFPRDPDRKQRWIAAVNREGWLPNDGSRLCSTHFISGKQVKNPRSPDYVPSVFTSAPLSPESEIKEETAAFEISDKQEAQVEAANALLFLQGQGRSVVYQRPSQVDHDVAQSASSSSTSDNGDESEPVSSDSKDRGGKPGKRSAAEPDNYEDVLKILKKENRALRESVDKMSLSETSFRNDPEKVRFYTGLPNYFVFETVMWLLAPHMNGTKNMVKLSMFQQLLLTLMRLRLDLKNQDLAYRFGVKVGTVTRTVLRMVNVMSTTLVPTAVFWPSRAELRKNLPAALHSTYPDCAVIIDCFRVTLEKPGSEVNLLCQGASAGSNTLKYMIGMAPQGVVTFVSRGSPGSVSDKSLAEGCGFLDKLLPGDVVLADKDLDIGESVAAHGALLKITGCDGGEGSEGSEDVSLTDISPERLSVRRHVERVVSMVKLRYSMLTGPVEVPFTAAERSSNIFTFDKIVQVACALNNLCISAAPLE, from the exons ATGACGTTGGAGAAACTGTATAAAACAGAGTCTCCTCGACGAATCACGCCACTGGAAAATTACAACGAGGCCACAAAAAGCCCCTTTACTAATTTGCCAACAGCCACCATTTTGGGAGTCAGAATTGTATTGGAAAACCACCACCCTTTGGGCCTTATTATGGTACACACGTGCGTGGTGGCTGGCTGTCGGAATAGGAGAATACCAGGCACATCATTGTCTTTTTACCGTTTCCCACGCGATCCCGACAGAAAGCAGCGTTGGATAGCTGCTGTGAACCGAGAAGGCTGGCTGCCAAACGACGGGAGCAGGTTGTGTAGTACTCATTTCATCTCAG GTAAACAGGTGAAGAATCCACGCTCGCCGGACTATGTTCCCTCTGTATTTACATCAGCTCCCCTATCCCCGGAGTCAGAAATTAAGGAAGAGACTGCTGCCTTTGAAATCTCAGACAAGCAGGAAGCCCAAGTGGAGGCTGCCAACGCCTTGCTCTTCCTGCAGGGCCAGGGCAGGTCTGTGGTCTACCAGAGGCCGAGCCAGGTGGACCATGACGTGGCCCAGAGTGCATCCTCATCCTCTACCAGTGACAATGGTGATGAATCTGAACCGGTGTCAAGCGACAGCAAAGACAGGGGAGGGAAGCCCGGCAAAAGGTCAGCCGCAGAGCCCGACAACTATGAGGATGTGCTGAAGATCTTGAAGAAGGAGAACCGGGCTCTCCGGGAGTCTGTGGATAAAATGTCACTCTCAGAGACCTCATTCCGGAATGACCCAGAGAAGGTCAGGTTTTACACTGGCTTGCCCAACTACTTTGTATTTGAGACAGTCATGTGGCTCCTCGCACCACACATGAACGGGACCAAGAACATGGTCAAGCTCTCCATGTTTCAGCAGCTGCTGCTGACACTAATGCGTCTCCGGCTTGACCTCAAGAACCAGGACTTGGCCTACCGCTTCGGCGTGAAGGTTGGCACAGTGACCAGGACAGTGCTCAGAATGGTTAACGTCATGTCCACCACGCTGGTACCCACGGCTGTCTTCTGGCCCTCCAGGGCTGAGCTCCGCAAGAACCTCCCGGCAGCTCTCCACTCGACGTACCCTGACTGTGCCGTGATCATAGACTGCTTCAGGGTGACCCTGGAGAAACCCGGGTCAGAAGTAAACTTGTTGTGT CAGGGGGCGTCAGCAGGGAGCAACACTCTGAAATACATGATAGGCATGGCCCCGCAGGGCGTGGTCACTTTCGTCTCCAGGGGGTCGCCGGGGAGTGTCAGCGACAAGAGCCTGGCAGAGGGGTGTGGCTTCCTGGACAAGCTCCTTCCAGGAGACGTGGTCCTGGCCGATAAGGATTTGGACATTGGTGAGTCGGTGGCGGCACATGGTGCCCTGCTGAAAATCACTGGCTGCGATGGCGGAGAGGGTTCTGAAGGGAGCGAAGATGTCTCGCTGACAGACATTTCCCCAGAGAGGCTGAGTGTGCGGAGGCATGTGGAGAGGGTTGTGTCCATGGTGAAACTAAGGTACTCCATGCTGACTGGTCCAGTGGAGGTCCCCTTCACGGCCGCTGAGCGGTCATCCAACATTTTCACTTTTGATAAGATTGTGCAGGTTGCCTGTGCCTTAAACAACCTGTGTATATCTGCTGCACCCCTAGAGTGA